GCATGCCGGCGACGCGCTCATGGGAAGCCGAGTACCGCGCCGGCCGCTGCAACGAGGTGCAAAGCCGATTCTGGCGGCCTAAACCGGCTGAAGAGCTGTATGATGTCGTCAATGATCCTTGGGAGGTCAACAACCTGGCCGGCAATCCGCAGTACGCCGAGGTGCTGCAGAGAATGCGCGCCGACCTGCGCGCGTGGATGCTGGAGGTTCGCGACGCCGGTTTTCTGCCCGNNNNNNNNNNGATTTACGACTATGTCCATTCGGATGCCTACGATCTACCGCGCATTTTGGAAACCGCCGAGATGGCGACCGATCGCGACCCCAATCATTTGCCCGAACTGCAGCGCCGCTTGAACGATCCTGACCCGGCCGTGCGATATTGGGCTGCCACCGGCTGCCTGGTCCTGGATGAGGCCGCCCGCTCCGCCGCCGGTTCCCTGCGCGAGCGCTTGACAGACGACGACGGCGACGTTGCCGCAGTCGCTGCGGAAGCATTGGTGCGATGGGGCGACCCGGAGGGATTGAAGGGATTGCAGAAACTGCTCGACCACCCGAACGGCAAGGTGCGCCTGCGCGTCCTAAACGCCATTTATGAGCTGGGCGATGCGGCCGCGGTCTTGAGACCCTTGGCGGCGGCCAAAACCAACGATCCGGACGAATTCGTCGCCCGCATGGCGGCCTATTTCGTGTGAGATGGGCCGCAATAAATTTCGATGACGCAGAGCAAAATTTATTTCGTTTTCAAAGGGGCCGGAATGAATTTCATTATGTAGCGCGAAATTTATTTCGCGGCCGGACCGGCCGAAATGAATTTCGGCCTACGTCCGCGTCATTCGCGGTTATGGACTGAAATGAATTTCGGCGATGTAGCGCGAAATTTATTTCGCGGGTGCGCGGCGCGAAATTTATGCCGCGGTTGAACCGGCCGAAATGAATTTCGGCCTACGTCTGCGTCATTCACGGTTACGGGCCGAAATAAATTTCGGCCTACGTCCGCGTCATTCGCGGTTACAGGCCGAAATGAATTTCGGCCTACGCCTGCGTCATTCGCGGTTAAGGGCCGAAATAAATTTCGGCCTACGTTTCACGAAACATACAGATACCGCTTGATCTTCATCGTCGGCGTCTTTTCGAACGGCTCCGGCTGGACGATCAATTTATTGAGACGCGAAAAGGACGAAAGCTTGGCGTTGGTTTGTCGACGGATATCCTCCAACACGTCGGGAAGCTTATCCTCGAGCTTGGCGGCTCCGTATAGCTGGTCGAGCAGTTCGTAATTCAAATAAACCCGCGCCGCCAGTTTGCCCTCCTGCTGAAAAACCAGCGATTCGAGCACGCGCTCATCCTCATTGAGGATTGACTCGATCTCCTCCGGATAGATGTTCTCACCGCTCGGTCCCAAAAGCATGTTCTTCGATCGCCCTTTGATGAACAAATAGCCGTTCGCATCCAACACCCCCAAATCGCCGGTGTGGAACCAGCCGTCGCGCATGGCTTCGGCGGTGCGCGCCTCATCTTTGTAATAACCCTTCATGAGCATCGGTCCGCGCACGCAGATTTCGCCTTCGCCGGTCTGCGGATGCGGATGGTCGATGCGGCACTCCACGCCGCGCAGCGCCTTGCCGCAGGAGCGGTAAACCGTGTTTTCCGGTCCGGTACCAAAGATCAACGGCGCGGTTTCAGTCAGCCCGTAGCCGATTGCATAGGGAAACCCGGCTTCGCGCAAAAAGGCTTCCACTTCGGGATTGAGCGCCGCGCCGCCGATGCAGTAGCAGCGCAGGCTGCCGCCAAAGGTCGCAAGCAGCTTTTTACCCGCTATGCGGTGCAGCTTTTTCCGCATCCACGGCAGTTTGTACAAGCTGCGCACCGCCGCGTTCTTTTTGAACTGCGGCGCGATGCGATTTTTGTAGATTTTTTCGATCACCAGCGGCACGGTCA
This region of candidate division KSB1 bacterium genomic DNA includes:
- a CDS encoding AMP-binding protein — its product is MSSLLDNLTLGALLKQSVAAFGNKTALAEIDGEEISYAELGQRVDAVAHLLHEEGVIAGDRVAILSENCPQWGIAYFALAALGAIAVPILPEFHPDEVRHILRHSGAKALFVSEKLYLKIEEAEIPSLLSVILIERFAPVPLRTKKDRLRELLLQGEKEFAKLKEAALKLAGKLHHEAAEDDVASIIYTSGTTGSSKGVMLTHKNIIYDATATMEIVPLGPEDRMLSMLPLSHAYECTLGLVAPIMAGAAVYYLDKPPTPRVLLPALQKVKPTILLTVPLVIEKIYKNRIAPQFKKNAAVRSLYKLPWMRKKLHRIAGKKLLATFGGSLRCYCIGGAALNPEVEAFLREAGFPYAIGYGLTETAPLIFGTGPENTVYRSCGKALRGVECRIDHPHPQTGEGEICVRGPMLMKGYYKDEARTAEAMRDGWFHTGDLGVLDANGYLFIKGRSKNMLLGPSGENIYPEEIESILNEDERVLESLVFQQEGKLAARVYLNYELLDQLYGAAKLEDKLPDVLEDIRRQTNAKLSSFSRLNKLIVQPEPFEKTPTMKIKRYLYVS
- a CDS encoding HEAT repeat domain-containing protein translates to IYDYVHSDAYDLPRILETAEMATDRDPNHLPELQRRLNDPDPAVRYWAATGCLVLDEAARSAAGSLRERLTDDDGDVAAVAAEALVRWGDPEGLKGLQKLLDHPNGKVRLRVLNAIYELGDAAAVLRPLAAAKTNDPDEFVARMAAYFV